CGCGGTGCCGGTGGCCACCACGACGTGCCGCCGGTCGTACGCGATCTCGGCCGCCTCGACCTGGTGTCGCCAGGGCGTCGTCACCCCCCGCCGGGCGTACGCGGCTCGCAGCTCCTCCGGTGCCCAGTGCGGCCACGGCACCGCGATCCCGGAGCGGGGTGGCACCCGCTCGATGTGGGTGATCGGGTCGGTGGTGTGTCGCTGGCGCAGCCGGCGCAGCAGCTCGCCCGGCGGCGGTCGTTCCGGGCCGCCGCCGGCGGACACGGGAACTGCCGGGGTCACGTTCTGCACTCTCGCACTGGTGTTCGGAAATGGGAAATCGTCGCGTCTGCAGGTCGGGACCGGCCCCGTGAGTCGTCAGGCGCCTTCGGGGGTAATGGTTAGATGCCAGAGAGCTTACGGCTGTGCGAGGGAGGACCGATGGAGCTGTCGCTGGCGACCCGCACCGTGGGGGAGCACACGGTGCTCGAGGTCGGCGGTGAGGTGGATGTCTACACCGCCCCCCGGCTGCGTGAGCGGCTTCTGGAGTTGATCGACTCCGGGGCCCGGCACGTGGTGGTCGACCTCGGCCGGGTGGACTTCCTCGACTCCACCGGCCTGGGTGTGCTGGTCGGCGCGCTCAAGCGTCTGCGGACCGCCGACGGCACCTTCTCGCTGGTCTGCGACAAGGAGCCGCTGCTCAAGATCTTCCGGATCACCGCGCTGGACCAGGTATTCCCGCTGCATCCCACGGTCGAAGCGGCGACCGGCACCGGCGCGTGATGGCGACGGTCCGGCTCTCCTTCTCTCCGGCGCCGGTGCACGTGCGCACCGCCCGCCTGGTCGGCGTGGCGGTGGCGCGGCGGGCCGGAGTCCGCGAGGACCTGCTCGACGAGGTGCGGCTGGCCATCGGTGAGGCGTGCACCCGTGCGGTCGCCCTGCACCGTCAGTACGGCGTGCCCGATCCGGTGCTGGTCGAGATGTCCGACTCCGGGTCGTACGCGGTGCGGGTGGTGGACCGCGCGCCGATCGAGGCGAGCATCGGTCTCGCCGCGCTCGACGCCGACCAGTTGGCCAACGAGTCCCTCGACGAGGACGACCTCACCACCGGTGTCGGGTTCGCCCTGCTCGCGGGCTTCGTCGAGGATCTTCAGGTGCGGCCGGTCGACGACGGTGTCGGGACCGAGGTGCGGATGGTCTGGCCGGTCGGTCGCTGACCCGTCGGCGCCGCCGGTGTCCGCGCATCACGTCAGCGCCGCGTCATGCGGCATTCGTGGCGCCGAGTCTCGATTCATCGGGGCCGTATTCCCTGTGCTGGGAATGCGGCCCCGTTGGCATGGACCCGTTCCTATATCAGATTTCTTTTCATAACACAGCGACGAAGATCATCGGCCGATGGTGCCACCTCGGTGTGACCTCGAACACTGCGGAGGGCTACAGTACCCGGGTTGTCAGCAAGTGATCCACCGGGCAGCCAGCGCAGATGGGCGTCCGTCGCCGGTTCTCGCCGGGTGGGTGGCGCGCACTTGCGAATTCGCATACAGGCACCGGCCGGTGCGTCTCCATCGGCCGGTGCGTTGTTCGGCACAGGAGGACACAGATGTCCGACACCTTGGCCGCCGAGGGCGGCGGGATCTCCCTAACCGGAGCCAATGTCACGTACGTCGTCATCGCCGCGGTGATCGCGTTGGTCGCGCTCGCCTTCGCCGCCGCGCTGACGAAGACCGTGTTGGCCGCCGGCAAGGGCACCACCAACATGCAGGAGATCTCGGGGGCCGTGCAGGAGGGCGCCTCGGCCTACCTGATCCGGCAGTTCCGGACTCTGGCGATCTTCGTGGTGATCGCCGTGGTCCTGCTGTTCCTGCTGCCGGTGCACAACACCGAGGGCAGCGAGACCGCGGTGAAGATCGGGCGCTCGCTCTTCTTCGTGGTCGGCGCGCTGTTCAGCGCCTTCATCGGTGGCGCCGGCATGTGGCTGGCCACCCGGGCCAACCTGCGCGTGGCCGCCGCCGCCCGGGAACGCGAAGGCGGCCGGGAAGCGGCCATGAAGATCGCCTTCCGGACCGGTGGCGTGGTCGGCTTCCTCACCGTCGGCCTCGGCCTCTTCGGTGCCGCGCTGGTCGTGCTGGTCTTCCGGGGTGACGCGCCGACCGTGCTGGAGGGCTTCGGCTTCGGTGCCGCCCTGCTGGCCATGTTCATGCGGGTCGGCGGCGGCATCTTCACCAAGGCGGCCGACGTCGGCGCCGACCTGGTCGGCAAGGTCGAGCAGGGCATCCCCGAGGACGACCCGCGCAACGCCGCCACCATCGCCGACAACGTGGGCGACAACGTCGGCGACTGCGCCGGCATGGCCGCCGACCTGTTCGAGTCGTACGCGGTCACCCTGGTCGCCGCGCTGATCCTGGGCCGCGCCGCGTTCGGCAGCGACGGCCTGGTGCTCCCGCTGATCATCTCCACGATCGGCGTGCTCGTCGCCATCATCGGTGTCTTCATCACCCGGCTGCGCGCCTCGGACCGCAACGGTCTGACCGCGATCAACCGGGCCTTCTACCTCTCCGCGGTGATCTCGGCGGTGCTGGTCGCGATCGCCACGGTCTTCTACCTCCAGCCCACCTGGGCCGCGCAGCTCGGCGACAACTGGCGGGAGAGCCTCGGGGTGGACGGCGGCGACCCGCCGTTCGGCCCGCGCGGCGTGGTGATCGGCGCGGTCGTCATCGGCATCGTGCTCGCCGCCGCGATCCAGGCGCTGACCGGCTACTTCACCGAGACCGACCGGCGTCCGGTGCAGGACATCGGCAAGAGCTCGCAGACCGGTGCGGCCACCGTCATCCTCGCCGGCATCAGCGTCGGCCTGGAGTCGGCGGTCTACTCGGCGCTGCTCATCGCGGGCGGTGTCTTCGGCGCGTTCCTGCTGGGCGGCGGCTCGATCACCCTGTCGCTGTTCGCCGTGGCGCTGGCCGGCACCGGTCTGCTGACCACCGTCGGCGTGATCGTCGCGATGGACACCTTCGGCCCGATCTCCGACAACGCCCAGGGCGTGGCCGAGATGTCCGGTGACATCGACGAGCACGGCGCCCGGACGCTCACCGAGCTGGATGCCGTCGGCAACACCACCAAGGCGATCACCAAGGGCATCGCGATCGCCACCGCCGTGCTGGCCGCCACCGCGCTGTTCGGCTCCTACACCGACACGCTGCGCATCGCGTACGCCGACGCCGGGGTGACCGACGTCGGTGCCGAGATCCTCAACGCGCTGAACGTGGCCAACCCGCAGAACCTGGTCGGTCTGATCATCGGTGCGGCCGTGGTGTTCCTCTTCTCCGGCCTGGCCATCAACGCGGTCTCCCGCTCGGCCGGCGCCGTGGTGATGGAGGTCCGCCGACAGTTCCGCGAGCTGCCCGGGATCATGGACGGCACCCAGCGCCCGGAGTACGGCAAGGTGGTCGACATCTGCACCCGGGACGCCCAGCGTGAGCTGCTGACGCCCGGTCTGCTGGCGATCCTGGCGCCGATCGCGGTCGGTTTCGGCCTCGGGCCCGGCGCGCTGGCGTCGTACCTGGCCGGTGCGATCGGGGCGGGCACGCTGATGGCGGTCTTCCTGGCCAACTCCGGCGGTGCCTGGGACAACAGCAAGAAGATGGTCGAGGACGGCGCGTACGGCGGCAAGGGCTCCGACGCGCACGCGGCGACCGTCATCGGCGACACCGTCGGTGACCCGTTCAAGGACACCGCCGGCCCGGCCATCAACCCGCTGCTCAAGGTGATGAACCTGGTCTCGCTGCTGATCGCGCCGGCCGTGGTGGCCTGGAGCATCGGCGAGGACCGCAACGTCGGCCTGCGGGTCGGTGTCGCGCTGGTGGCGACCCTGATCATCGTCGCGGCGGTGGTGTTCAGCAAGCGCAAGAGCGTGGCGATGGACGAGGGCAACGACAGCGGTGGCACCGGCACCGCTGACCCGCGTCCGGAGGCGATCAAGGCCTGACGCCCGTCGGCACCGCGGTCCCCGGTCGGTTCGTCGCCGACCGGGGACCGCTCGCCTGTACGGCCCGTACACCTGACCGGTGCCGACGGCGAGGAGAAGCCGTACCCTGCAACGCATGCGTACCTGCCGGGCGGCGACCGCCGGAAAGCTCACGGTGGTCCTGGCTACGCTGGTTCTGCTGGCCGCCTGCGGCTCCAGCGGTCCGAGCCCTCGGGCGTGGGCGGCGTCGGTGTGCACCGCGCTGAGCCCGTGGCGCGCCGAGATCAGCAAGTTGACCAGCAGCACCAACGAGCAGATGACCGCACAGACCACCCCCGCGCAGGCCAAGGAGAACCTGGTCCGCCTCTTCGCCGGTGCCGAGGAGGCCAGCGAGACCGCGCGGCTCAAGGTGGAGCAGGCCGGCGTACCCAAGGTGGAGCAGGGCGAGGAGGTCTCCGCCGGCTTCCGGGCCGCGCTCGCCTCGATGCGGGACGCCTACGGCCGGGCCCGCACCACCATCGACGGGCTCGGCATCGGCGAGGCCGGCACCTTCTACGACGGCGTCCGGTCGACGGTGGAGACCCTTCAGCAGGAGTACGACGCCAGTGCGCTGGACACCAGCCGGCTCAACTCGGAGGAGTTGAAGCGCGCCTTCGACGAGGTACCTGAATGCCGTTGAGCGGTTCCGGAGAGACACCGGCGGCACTCCCGCTGCCGGTGACCTTCCCGGTGCCCGACCCGGCGACACGCCGACGCGGCGAGCCGGCCGAACGCCCCACAGTGCCCGAGCGGGGTGCCACCGGCGAACGGCAACTGGTCTTCTTCGGCGCGGAGACCGGGGAACCCTCCGTGGCCGACCTGGCCGGGCTGCTCGCCGGGCCGGGCGAGGTGCACCGGATGGGCGGGACCGCCCGCCTGACGGTGGAGGTGGACGCCGCCTGGCGGGTGCACGTGCTCGTCACCGAGTTGGGTCGTCGGGGCGTACGGGCGACCTGGGAACCGACCGAGGACCGGCGGTACGCGGTACGGACGGCGTACACCCGGACGATCGTGCCGCTGGCGGCGGCCTGGCTGCGCGGCCCGACCCAGTCGCCGCCCTCGGGTTTCCAGCTCGACGGCCGTCGGCTGCGGCTCTGGCTGGCCGCCGCCGGAGTGGCCGAAACGCCCGACTTCGTCCTTCGTCTCGGCGGCACCGATCCCCGCCGGTGGGCGATGGTCGGCGCGGCGCTGCACGCGGCCGGGCTCACCGGCGACCTGCTCGCGCCGGATGCGGGCGGGCCGGCGTACCGGATCGCCGGTCGACGCCGGTCGTCACGCCTCGCGGAGCTGGTGGGTGAGCGTCCGGACGCGGCTCCGCCCGGCACCTGGCCGACCCGCGACTGATCCGCCGCCGGCTGTCCGATCGAAGACAGCCGGGCGTCGGGAAACACAGGGAGAATCGGCCGGGTCGCACCTCCACCGAGGGGCCGCCCTGATCACAGTGACCCGTTCCATGCCCTACTCAGGGTGTACGGTGACGCCGTCCGGCGCGACCACAGATCGTCCCGGGCGAATTGCCGCCCGCGAAACCCGAAACACGGACGGCGCGTTACGTTGGACATCCGGACCGCTGGGTATCGGTGGGGCGAGTGCGCCCGGAACCGGGCGATGGCGCGGCCATGAGCAGGAAAGAGGTCGAAGCAGACGTGCCGAGCAACGCTGGAACCACCCGTCTGGTCATCGTCGAGTCTCCGGCGAAGGCCAAGACGATCTCGGGCTACCTCGGCCCGGGGTACGTCGTGGAGGCCAGCTTCGGGCATGTCCGCGACCTGCCGCGTAACGCTGCCGACGTGCCCGCCCGGTACAAGGGCGAGTCCTGGGCCCGGCTCGGCGTCGACGTCGACAACGGCTTCCACGCCCTCTACGTCGTCTCCGCCGACCGCAAGCAGCAGATCAGCAAGCTGACCAAGCTCGCCAAGGAGGTCGACGAGATCTTCCTGGCGACGGATGAGGACCGCGAGGGCGAGGCGATCGCCTGGCACCTGGTCGAGACGCTCAAGCCGAAGGTGCCGGTCCGGCGGATGGTCTTCCACGAGATCACCAAGCCGGCGATCCAGGCGGCGGTGGCCAACCCCCGGGAGATCGACCGCGACCTGGTCGACGCCCAGGAGGCCCGGCGCATCCTCGACCGCCTCTACGGCTACGAGGTCTCCCCGGTGCTGTGGAAGAAGGTCATGCCGAGGCTCTCGGCGGGCCGGGTGCAGTCCGTGGCTACCCGGATCGTGGTCGAGCGGGAGCGGCAGCGGATGGCCTTCCGCACCGCCGAGTACTGGGACATCCTGGCCACGCTCGCCGTGACGAACGCCGGTGAGGGCCCGCGCACCTTCAACGCCACCCTGGTCGCGCTGAACGGCGACCGGATCGCCACCGGCAAGGACTTCGAGCCCACCACCGGCCGGGTCAAGCCCGGCGCCGGCGTGGTGCACCTCGACGAGAGCGGAGCGCGGGGGCTCGCCGCCCGCCTCGACGGGCGGCCGTTCACCGTCACCCGCGTCGAGGAGAAGCCGTACCGCCGTCGCCCGTACGCGCCCTTCATCACCTCCACGCTCCAGCAGGAGGCGGCCCGCAAGCTGCGGTTCTCGTCGCAGCAGACGATGCGTACCGCGCAGCGGCTCTACGAGAACGGCTACATCACCTACATGCGTACCGACTCGGTGAGCCTGTCGGAGACCGCCATCGCGGCGGCCCGCCGACAGATCGTCGAGTTGTACGGCGAGCGCAGCGTGCCGCCGGAGCCGCGCCGCTACACCGGCAAGGTGAAGAACGCGCAGGAGGCGCACGAGGCGATCCGCCCGGCCGGGGACAACTTCCGTACCCCGGGCGAGGTGGCCAAGGAGTTGTCGGCCGAGGAGTTCAAGCTCTACGAGCTGATCTGGCGGCGCACCATCGCCTCGCAGATGACCGACGCGGTCGGCTCCAGCGTCTCGGTCCGGATCCGGGCCACCACCGTCGGCGGCGAGGAGGCCGACTTCGGCGCCACCGGCAAGACCATCACCGACCCGGGCTTCCTGCGCGCGTACGTCGAGTCCAGCGACGACGAGAACGCCGAGGCCGAGGACGCCGAGCGCCGGCTGCCCAACCTGGTCAAGGACCAGCCGCTGACCGCCGACCAGTTGGCGGCGCAGGGCCACCACACCCAGCCGCCCGCCCGCTACACCGAGGCGTCGCTGGTCAAGGCGCTGGAGGAGTTGGGCATCGGTCGCCCCTCCACGTACGCGTCGATCATGCAGACCATCCAGGACCGTGGGTACGTGGTCAAGCGCGGCCAGGCGATGATCCCCTCGTTCCTCGCGTTCGCCGTGATCGGGCTGATGGAGCGGCACTACCCGCGCCTGATCGACTACGACTTCACGGCCAGCATGGAGAACGAGCTGGACGAGATCGCCGGTGGTGACCACGCGGCCGTCGACTTCCTCACCGCGTTCTACTTCGGCACCACCAACGGTGCCGGTGACCAGGACATCGCCCGTTCCGGTGGGCTCAAGAAGCTGGTCACCGAGAACCTCAGCGACATCGACGCGCGCAGCGTCAACTCGATCCCGCTCTTCAGCGACGAGGAGGGACGCGAGGTCGTGGTGCGGGTCGGCCGGTACGGGCCGTACCTCCAGCGTCGGGTGCCCGGCGAGGAGCAGGCACCGGCCGCCGAGGGCGAGGAGGGCGCGGCCCCGGGCGACCGGGCGCCGATCCCCGAGGGCCTCGCGCCGGACGAACTGACCCCGGAGAAGGTCCACGAGCTGTTCCTCGGCGGCGGGGGCGAGCGCAAGCTCGGCGACGACCCGGCGACCGGCGAGCCGATCGTGCTCAAGTCCGGCCGGTTCGGCCCGTACGTGGCCAGTGGCGAACGCAAGTCCTCGCTGCTGCGCTCGCAGTCCCCGGACTCGCTCACCTTCGACGAGGCGCTCAAGCTGCTCAGCCTGCCCCGGGTGATCGGGGTGGCCCCGGACGGCGCGGAGGTGGTGGCCAACAACGGCCGCTACGGCCCGTACGTCAAGCAGGGCGACGAGTTCCGTTCGCTGGACTCGGAAGACAAGATGTTCACCGTCACGCTGGACGAGGCGCTGGCCCTGCTGGCCGCACCGAAGAACCGGCAACGACGGGCCGCCGCGCCGCCGCTGCGGGAGATGGGTGCCGACCCGTTGACCGAGAAGCCACTGGTCATCAAGGACGGTCGGTTCGGCCCGTACGTCACCGACGGGGAGACGAACGCGTCACTGCGGCGTGGCCAGACCCCGGAGGCGCTGACCCTGGAGGAAGCCTCCGAGATGCTCGCCGAGAAGCGGGCGAAGGGTCCGGCGCCGAAGAAGAAGGCCGCTGCCAAGAAGGCACCCGCCAAGAAGGCCCCCGCCAAGGCCGGTGCCGCCAAGACCGCCGCCTCGAAGTCCACCGCCACCAAGGCCACCGCCTCGAAGTCGGCGTCGAAGGCGGCAGCCTCGAAGGCCGCACCGAGGAAGGCGGCGCCGAAGAAGGCCACCGCCGCCAAGAAGGCCCCCGCCGCCGACTGACCCCGTCCACCGACGGACTCGCCCCACACCGCCGGGGCCCCACCGGAGTTGACCAAGGGGTTTGCACCCTCGGACCTGCCCCCTCCGTGACCAAACTCCTTGATCGACACGGGGTTCAGGGGGTGGCGGTGGGTGTGGGGGTGGGGTGGGGGCCCAGGAGGGTGTCTAGGTAGGGGGTGGTGAAGGTGCGGTGCGGGTCCAAACGGGCACGCATCTGCTGGAACTCCTGCCAGCGCGGGTAGGCGTCGGCCAGCGCCGCGGCGTCGCGCCAGTGCAGTTTGCCCCAGTGCGGGCGTCCGGTCAGGCCGGTCGCCACCTGTTCGAAGGCCCGGAAGTACGGCTCGTACGGCATCCCGACGTACTGGTGCACCGCGATGTACGCCGACTCGCGACCGTACGAGTGCGACAGCCAGATGTCGTCGGCGGCGGTGAAGCGGACCTCGACCGGGAACAGCACCTTGAACGGCAACCCGTCGATGATCCGGCGCAGCGCGTCGAGTGCCTCGCCGACGGCGTCGCGCGGCAGTGCGTACTCCATCTCGGTGAAGCGGACCCGGCGCGGGGTGCAGAAGACCGTGTCGGAGCGTCCGGTGTAGGCGCGTTCGCTGAGCACCCGCGCGCTGACGGCGCTGATCGGTGGGGCCAGGGCCGGTGCGGCGCGACCGAGCCGGCAGGCGGCGGCGAAGACGTTGTTGGCCATGAAGTCGTCGTCCAGCCACCGGCGCCAGCCGGGTAGCGGTCGGTCGTCGGCGGCCGTCCGGTCGTTGGTCTTGAGCTGCACCCTGGTGGTGTACGGGAACCAGAAGAACTCGACGTGGTCGTGCCGGTCGATCAGGTCGGGCAGCCCGGCGAGTACGGCGTCGAGGTGGGCGGGGCGTTCGTGGGCCCGCAGCACGAAGGCGTCCACGCAGCGCAGGGTGACCTCGACCAGGACGCCGAGGGCGCCGAGCGAGATCCGGGCCGCGTCGAACACGTCGGGGTGCTGGTCGGCGGAGCAGTGCAGGACCTCGCCGGTTCCGGTGACCAGGGTCAGCGCCTCGACGAAGGTGGCCAGTCCGCCGTGTCCGGCGCCGGTGCCATGGGTGCCGGTGGAGATCGCGCCGGCCACGGTCTGCGCGTCGACGTCGCCGAGGTTCGGCAGCGCCAGGCGGTGCGTGGCGAGGAGCGAGTTCAGTTCCCGCAGCGTCATCCCGGCCGGTACGGTGACGAGACGTCGATCGGTGTCCACGCGTACGTCGACGGCGAGTCGGCTCAGGTCCATCCGCCGGTCGTGGGCGACCGCGACGGCGGTGAAGGAGTGTCCACTGCCGACCGGCCGGATCCGTTCACCGGCGGCGGTGGCGGAGCGTACGTGCTCGGCGACCTCTCCGACGGACGTCGGGCGCAGGACGCCGGTCGCCACGCTGTGCTGGTTGCCGCCCCAGTTGGACCAGGCGGTGGGGGTGCGTCCGGTGCCGGTCATGGCGCGCTCCTCAAGACGAATATGAACCGAGTTCATATCAGGAACGTTCTTCCTGGTAAATACCGCAATCGAGGTCCGCTCGTTGTACCGGTAGTCACGAACTCGTGACGTGCAGATATGTTCATCCGTCGAAGGGGGGTGGCGAGTGTCAACTTCAGCCGCCACGACCGGCCCACTGCGTCGCGTACCAGTGCAGGGTCGTAGTGTCGCGCGCGTCCAGCGGATGCTGGACGCCTGCGCTGAACTCGTCGACGAGGTGGGGTACGAAGGACTGACCACCACCCTGCTCGCCGAGCGGGCCGAGGTGGCGATCGGATCGGTCTACCAGTTCTTTCCGGACAAGCGGGCGATCGTGCAGGCGCTCACGCTGCGCACGATGGAGTCCTACCTCCAGCGGCTCGACGAACGCTTCGCCTCGGACGACCTGACTCACTGGTGGGACGGGGTCGACGCGGGCATCGACGAGTACATCACGATGCACCGCACCGTTCCCGGCTTCCGTACCCTGCACTTCGGCGACGTGGTCGACCTGCATCTGCTCGATGAGCAGCGCGACAACAACGGGGTGATCGCCGACCAGTTGGCCCGGGTGCTCACCGAACGGTTCGGGCTCGCCGACGTTCCCGACCTGCGTTTCCACCTGGAGATCGCAGTAGAGGCGGCGGACTCCCTGATCAAGCTCGCGTTCCGGCGCACGTCGGACGGCGACGACCGGGTGCTGGCCGAGGCGAAGGCGCTGATCCGGGAGTACCTGCACCGCCAGATGGAGGCGCGGGGCGACACCGGCCGCCGGCCGGTCGGGCAGCCCGCGAAGCCGGGCGACGACCAGATCGCCGAGGCCGCCGAGCCGCCGGCCACGCAGCGCGCCTGACCTCACCCGACCCGGCGACGCAGCCCGCGGGGAACCCGCCCGGCCCGCCGGACCGGTAGCACCGAGTGCACCACGCCACGACCACGGCGGAGAACCACGCCGTGGTGTCGGTGCGGAGTGCTCAGAGGAAGGCGTGTCCCTCGCCCCGATAGGTCGGTACGGTGCCCACCACGTGGTCGCCGTCGACCAGGTGCAGCTCGTTCACCCGTTCGCACAGCTCGCCGGACTTGGCGTGGCGGAACCAGACCCGGTCTCCGACACGCAGGGTGGCGGCCGGTGCGCCGGTCAGCGGGGTCTGCACCTCGCCGGCACCCTCGGCGCCGAGCAGCTTCAGGCCGGTCGGCAGCCACGGGCGGGGCAGCCGGCTGTCAGCGGCGGAACCGGAGGCGATCCAGCCGCCGCCGAGCACGGTGGCCAGGTCGGGTGCCGGCCGGCGGACCACCGCGCAGGCGAAGAACGCCGCCGGGGTGGGCCGCCAGGTGCGGTACGCGTCGAAGAGCGTCGGTCCGTACAGCCCCGATCCCGCGGTGACCTCGGTGACCGCGGGATCGGCGCTGGTGGCGGCCACGCTGCCGGTCCCGCCGCCGTTGACGAACTCCAGGTCGGCGTGTTCGCGTACCGCAGCCACCGCCGCACCTCGGCGGGCCAGCAACTCGCG
Above is a window of Verrucosispora sp. NA02020 DNA encoding:
- a CDS encoding STAS domain-containing protein; this encodes MELSLATRTVGEHTVLEVGGEVDVYTAPRLRERLLELIDSGARHVVVDLGRVDFLDSTGLGVLVGALKRLRTADGTFSLVCDKEPLLKIFRITALDQVFPLHPTVEAATGTGA
- a CDS encoding ATP-binding protein → MMATVRLSFSPAPVHVRTARLVGVAVARRAGVREDLLDEVRLAIGEACTRAVALHRQYGVPDPVLVEMSDSGSYAVRVVDRAPIEASIGLAALDADQLANESLDEDDLTTGVGFALLAGFVEDLQVRPVDDGVGTEVRMVWPVGR
- a CDS encoding sodium-translocating pyrophosphatase, which produces MSDTLAAEGGGISLTGANVTYVVIAAVIALVALAFAAALTKTVLAAGKGTTNMQEISGAVQEGASAYLIRQFRTLAIFVVIAVVLLFLLPVHNTEGSETAVKIGRSLFFVVGALFSAFIGGAGMWLATRANLRVAAAAREREGGREAAMKIAFRTGGVVGFLTVGLGLFGAALVVLVFRGDAPTVLEGFGFGAALLAMFMRVGGGIFTKAADVGADLVGKVEQGIPEDDPRNAATIADNVGDNVGDCAGMAADLFESYAVTLVAALILGRAAFGSDGLVLPLIISTIGVLVAIIGVFITRLRASDRNGLTAINRAFYLSAVISAVLVAIATVFYLQPTWAAQLGDNWRESLGVDGGDPPFGPRGVVIGAVVIGIVLAAAIQALTGYFTETDRRPVQDIGKSSQTGAATVILAGISVGLESAVYSALLIAGGVFGAFLLGGGSITLSLFAVALAGTGLLTTVGVIVAMDTFGPISDNAQGVAEMSGDIDEHGARTLTELDAVGNTTKAITKGIAIATAVLAATALFGSYTDTLRIAYADAGVTDVGAEILNALNVANPQNLVGLIIGAAVVFLFSGLAINAVSRSAGAVVMEVRRQFRELPGIMDGTQRPEYGKVVDICTRDAQRELLTPGLLAILAPIAVGFGLGPGALASYLAGAIGAGTLMAVFLANSGGAWDNSKKMVEDGAYGGKGSDAHAATVIGDTVGDPFKDTAGPAINPLLKVMNLVSLLIAPAVVAWSIGEDRNVGLRVGVALVATLIIVAAVVFSKRKSVAMDEGNDSGGTGTADPRPEAIKA
- the topA gene encoding type I DNA topoisomerase is translated as MPSNAGTTRLVIVESPAKAKTISGYLGPGYVVEASFGHVRDLPRNAADVPARYKGESWARLGVDVDNGFHALYVVSADRKQQISKLTKLAKEVDEIFLATDEDREGEAIAWHLVETLKPKVPVRRMVFHEITKPAIQAAVANPREIDRDLVDAQEARRILDRLYGYEVSPVLWKKVMPRLSAGRVQSVATRIVVERERQRMAFRTAEYWDILATLAVTNAGEGPRTFNATLVALNGDRIATGKDFEPTTGRVKPGAGVVHLDESGARGLAARLDGRPFTVTRVEEKPYRRRPYAPFITSTLQQEAARKLRFSSQQTMRTAQRLYENGYITYMRTDSVSLSETAIAAARRQIVELYGERSVPPEPRRYTGKVKNAQEAHEAIRPAGDNFRTPGEVAKELSAEEFKLYELIWRRTIASQMTDAVGSSVSVRIRATTVGGEEADFGATGKTITDPGFLRAYVESSDDENAEAEDAERRLPNLVKDQPLTADQLAAQGHHTQPPARYTEASLVKALEELGIGRPSTYASIMQTIQDRGYVVKRGQAMIPSFLAFAVIGLMERHYPRLIDYDFTASMENELDEIAGGDHAAVDFLTAFYFGTTNGAGDQDIARSGGLKKLVTENLSDIDARSVNSIPLFSDEEGREVVVRVGRYGPYLQRRVPGEEQAPAAEGEEGAAPGDRAPIPEGLAPDELTPEKVHELFLGGGGERKLGDDPATGEPIVLKSGRFGPYVASGERKSSLLRSQSPDSLTFDEALKLLSLPRVIGVAPDGAEVVANNGRYGPYVKQGDEFRSLDSEDKMFTVTLDEALALLAAPKNRQRRAAAPPLREMGADPLTEKPLVIKDGRFGPYVTDGETNASLRRGQTPEALTLEEASEMLAEKRAKGPAPKKKAAAKKAPAKKAPAKAGAAKTAASKSTATKATASKSASKAAASKAAPRKAAPKKATAAKKAPAAD
- a CDS encoding D-arabinono-1,4-lactone oxidase, whose amino-acid sequence is MTGTGRTPTAWSNWGGNQHSVATGVLRPTSVGEVAEHVRSATAAGERIRPVGSGHSFTAVAVAHDRRMDLSRLAVDVRVDTDRRLVTVPAGMTLRELNSLLATHRLALPNLGDVDAQTVAGAISTGTHGTGAGHGGLATFVEALTLVTGTGEVLHCSADQHPDVFDAARISLGALGVLVEVTLRCVDAFVLRAHERPAHLDAVLAGLPDLIDRHDHVEFFWFPYTTRVQLKTNDRTAADDRPLPGWRRWLDDDFMANNVFAAACRLGRAAPALAPPISAVSARVLSERAYTGRSDTVFCTPRRVRFTEMEYALPRDAVGEALDALRRIIDGLPFKVLFPVEVRFTAADDIWLSHSYGRESAYIAVHQYVGMPYEPYFRAFEQVATGLTGRPHWGKLHWRDAAALADAYPRWQEFQQMRARLDPHRTFTTPYLDTLLGPHPTPTPTATP
- a CDS encoding TetR family transcriptional regulator produces the protein MLDACAELVDEVGYEGLTTTLLAERAEVAIGSVYQFFPDKRAIVQALTLRTMESYLQRLDERFASDDLTHWWDGVDAGIDEYITMHRTVPGFRTLHFGDVVDLHLLDEQRDNNGVIADQLARVLTERFGLADVPDLRFHLEIAVEAADSLIKLAFRRTSDGDDRVLAEAKALIREYLHRQMEARGDTGRRPVGQPAKPGDDQIAEAAEPPATQRA